The following proteins are encoded in a genomic region of Planococcus lenghuensis:
- a CDS encoding DUF58 domain-containing protein produces MKRRTRYIAFGGRLLFVGFLLIVTFSFAMFQGGFVSWFIFYMSLPFGLYSFFLALYPLKDIRITRSIETANIQSGGRFTAAVTMERSIPFPLLYTVFSEATDFEVIGKKEREMAIPGFRRSLSWTYEITDMPRGEHILEGIQVEVADFFGWIRKSRLVPYRQRVLVYPRITELTYRPSKTNFEQGTAASPFTLVRDTTIPAGLREYQPGDKMTWIHWKSFARTQTLQTKEFEERQSQELFLLADRSPSPSYETQVELAASILRAVVRSGASAAYLAAGKNRTHFSAINGEGQFQQLMHHLMKVQPDSSTPFADMIEHDFGLAQATNMVFITGELTEEALNAIQRGARQLKMCTCLIVKNKDTRLTADEEAVHHMAKLKGFHVKVILPGNFENAFTEVGRT; encoded by the coding sequence ATGAAACGACGCACCCGTTATATAGCGTTTGGAGGCCGGCTGCTTTTTGTGGGATTCCTGCTGATTGTAACGTTCTCCTTTGCGATGTTTCAGGGCGGCTTTGTCAGCTGGTTCATTTTTTATATGTCTTTGCCATTCGGCCTGTACTCTTTCTTTCTTGCGCTTTATCCGCTGAAGGACATACGAATTACACGAAGTATTGAGACAGCGAACATCCAAAGCGGAGGGCGCTTTACAGCAGCGGTGACGATGGAACGGTCCATTCCGTTCCCGCTCTTATATACCGTATTTTCAGAAGCGACAGATTTCGAAGTGATTGGAAAAAAAGAACGTGAAATGGCAATCCCGGGATTTCGTCGTTCGCTATCCTGGACTTATGAAATCACTGACATGCCAAGGGGTGAACATATCCTGGAGGGGATTCAGGTAGAGGTGGCTGACTTTTTTGGCTGGATCCGGAAATCCCGGCTCGTGCCGTACCGGCAGCGTGTTCTTGTTTACCCGCGAATTACAGAGCTGACTTATCGCCCTTCTAAAACTAATTTTGAACAAGGAACAGCAGCTTCGCCATTTACACTTGTCCGGGATACCACGATTCCGGCCGGACTCAGAGAGTACCAGCCGGGTGATAAGATGACGTGGATTCATTGGAAATCATTTGCGCGCACTCAAACTCTGCAGACAAAAGAGTTTGAAGAGCGGCAGTCACAGGAACTGTTCCTGCTCGCTGACCGTTCACCGTCGCCTTCCTATGAAACGCAGGTCGAACTTGCCGCCTCCATTCTGCGCGCTGTTGTGCGAAGTGGAGCCAGTGCAGCTTACTTGGCCGCCGGAAAAAACCGGACCCATTTCTCAGCTATCAATGGAGAAGGACAATTCCAGCAGCTCATGCACCACTTGATGAAAGTGCAGCCCGATTCATCGACGCCCTTTGCTGATATGATTGAACATGATTTTGGTTTAGCACAAGCGACGAATATGGTTTTTATCACCGGTGAACTGACCGAGGAAGCGCTGAATGCTATCCAGCGCGGAGCAAGGCAATTGAAAATGTGTACATGTCTTATTGTGAAAAACAAAGATACCCGATTAACTGCCGATGAAGAAGCGGTGCATCATATGGCTAAGCTAAAAGGATTTCACGTAAAAGTTATTCTGCCTGGGAATTTTGAAAATGCATTCACGGAGGTGGGACGTACATGA